Proteins from one Mycobacterium sp. SMC-2 genomic window:
- a CDS encoding adenosine deaminase yields the protein MTTPLGLEQIKKAPKALLHDHLDGGLRPSTVVDIAGQIGYDELPTTNVDELATWFRTRSHSGSLERYLEPFSHTVAVMQTPEALHRVAYECVEDLAADSVVYAEIRFAPELHIDRGLSFDEIVDAVLAGFADGEKACTAAGRPIVVRLLVTAMRHAAVSREIAELAIRFRDKGVVGFDIAGAEAGNPPTRHLDAFEYMRDNNARFTIHAGEAFGLPSIHEAIAFCGADRLGHGVRIVDDIDVLGDGKVRLGRLASILRDKRIPLELCPSSNVQTGAVKSIADHPFDLLARARFRVTVNTDNRLMSDTTMSLEMSRLVQAFGYGWSDLERFTINAMKSAFIPFDERLAIIDDVIKPRYAVLIAG from the coding sequence GTGACAACACCATTGGGCCTCGAGCAGATCAAGAAGGCGCCCAAGGCCCTGCTGCACGATCACCTCGACGGGGGGCTGCGCCCGTCGACCGTGGTGGACATCGCCGGCCAGATCGGCTACGACGAGCTGCCCACCACCAACGTCGACGAGCTGGCCACCTGGTTTCGCACCCGGTCGCACAGCGGCTCGCTGGAGCGTTACCTGGAGCCGTTCTCGCACACCGTGGCGGTGATGCAGACGCCGGAGGCGCTGCATCGCGTCGCCTACGAATGCGTGGAAGACCTGGCCGCCGACTCGGTTGTCTACGCCGAGATCCGATTCGCGCCGGAGCTGCACATCGACCGGGGGCTCTCGTTCGACGAGATCGTCGACGCCGTGCTGGCCGGTTTTGCCGACGGCGAGAAGGCCTGCACCGCCGCGGGCCGGCCGATCGTGGTGCGGCTGTTGGTCACCGCCATGCGGCACGCCGCGGTGTCTCGGGAGATCGCCGAGCTGGCAATCCGGTTCCGGGACAAGGGAGTCGTCGGCTTCGACATCGCCGGCGCCGAGGCCGGCAACCCGCCGACGCGGCACCTGGACGCCTTCGAGTACATGCGGGACAACAACGCGCGCTTCACCATCCACGCGGGCGAGGCGTTCGGGCTGCCGTCGATTCACGAGGCGATCGCGTTCTGCGGCGCCGACCGCCTGGGCCACGGGGTGCGCATCGTCGATGACATAGACGTCCTGGGTGACGGCAAAGTCAGGTTGGGCAGGCTGGCATCGATCCTGCGGGACAAGCGAATTCCGCTGGAGCTGTGCCCCAGCTCCAACGTGCAGACCGGTGCGGTGAAAAGCATCGCGGACCATCCGTTCGACCTGCTGGCCCGCGCCCGGTTCCGGGTGACCGTGAACACCGACAACCGGCTGATGAGCGATACCACGATGAGCCTCGAAATGTCCCGGCTGGTCCAGGCTTTCGGCTACGGCTGGAGCGATCTCGAGCGGTTCACCATCAACGCGATGAAGTCGGCGTTCATTCCGTTCGACGAGCGGCTGGCGATCATCGACGACGTGATCAAGCCGCGGTACGCGGTGCTGATCGCAGGCTGA
- the upp gene encoding uracil phosphoribosyltransferase gives MEVRVVDHPLAVARLTTMRDERTGSDGFRAALRDVTAMLVYEATRDAPRETFPIRTPVAETLGVRLANPPLLVPVLRAGLGMVDQALALLPHARVGFVGVARNEETHQATGYFESLPDELAGLPVLVLDPMLATGGSLKHTVGLLLERGADDITVLCAVAAPEGVAALEKTVPGAHLFTVALDDGLNENAYIVPGLGDAGDRQYGPR, from the coding sequence GTGGAGGTGCGCGTCGTCGATCACCCGCTGGCGGTGGCCCGGCTGACGACGATGCGTGACGAACGCACCGGCAGCGACGGATTCCGGGCGGCGCTGCGTGACGTGACCGCGATGCTGGTCTACGAGGCCACCCGCGACGCGCCCCGCGAGACGTTCCCGATCCGCACGCCGGTGGCCGAGACGCTCGGGGTGCGGCTGGCCAACCCGCCCCTGCTGGTGCCGGTGCTGCGGGCCGGGCTGGGCATGGTCGATCAGGCCCTCGCATTGTTGCCGCACGCGCGGGTCGGATTCGTCGGCGTGGCCCGCAACGAGGAAACCCATCAGGCGACCGGGTATTTCGAGTCGCTGCCCGACGAGTTGGCCGGCCTGCCGGTGCTGGTGCTGGATCCGATGCTGGCCACCGGCGGCTCGTTGAAGCACACCGTCGGGCTGCTGCTCGAGCGCGGGGCCGACGACATCACGGTGCTATGCGCGGTGGCCGCGCCCGAAGGCGTTGCCGCGCTTGAGAAAACGGTGCCCGGGGCGCATCTGTTCACCGTGGCGCTCGACGACGGGCTCAACGAGAACGCCTACATCGTCCCGGGTCTCGGCGATGCGGGCGACCGCCAATACGGGCCCCGCTAG
- a CDS encoding cupin domain-containing protein → MPITEQAVTPNLDPTIPAPMINVADYGFEGRFQDWASDAEYFEYSKAANPIGSGHVPRVPVTRFDPEVYTDRPTGVIPLDLSKELGIETGAATSPALLANFLRIRPGEQVDTSPNATSQLYYVLYGRGFAAVNGQLVQWEKGDFLTLPAGTHSVFYAATDTAIYWVHDEPLMRYLGADATRPRFRATKFRRSDAVAKLEEIASRPGANEKSRVSVLLANANQEQTLTITHVLWAMFGVLPPNQVQRPHRHQSVALDLILDAPPSGCYTLLGTRLDEHGDIVDPTRVDWRAGCAFTTPPGMWHAHYNESDEPAHLIPIQDAGLQTHLRSLDIKFTQRRDLVAG, encoded by the coding sequence ATGCCCATCACCGAACAAGCCGTGACCCCGAACCTGGACCCGACGATTCCCGCGCCGATGATCAACGTGGCCGACTACGGCTTCGAAGGTCGTTTCCAAGACTGGGCCTCCGACGCCGAGTACTTCGAGTACTCCAAGGCCGCCAACCCCATCGGCTCGGGCCACGTCCCGCGGGTCCCGGTCACCCGATTCGATCCGGAGGTCTACACCGATCGGCCGACCGGTGTGATCCCGCTGGATCTGTCCAAGGAGCTGGGCATCGAGACCGGCGCGGCGACCAGCCCCGCGCTGCTGGCCAACTTCCTGCGCATCCGTCCGGGCGAACAGGTCGACACCAGCCCCAACGCCACCTCGCAGCTGTACTACGTGCTGTACGGGCGGGGCTTCGCGGCGGTCAACGGCCAGCTGGTGCAGTGGGAGAAGGGCGACTTTTTGACCCTGCCCGCCGGCACCCACTCGGTCTTCTACGCGGCCACCGACACGGCCATCTACTGGGTGCACGACGAGCCGCTGATGCGCTACCTGGGCGCCGACGCCACCCGGCCGCGGTTCCGCGCCACCAAGTTCCGCCGCTCGGATGCGGTCGCGAAGCTGGAGGAGATCGCGTCGCGCCCGGGCGCCAACGAGAAGAGCCGGGTCAGCGTGCTGCTGGCCAACGCCAACCAGGAGCAGACGCTGACCATCACCCACGTGCTGTGGGCCATGTTCGGCGTGCTGCCGCCGAATCAGGTGCAGCGCCCGCACCGCCACCAGTCGGTCGCCCTGGACCTGATCCTCGACGCGCCGCCCAGCGGCTGCTACACCCTGCTGGGCACGCGCCTGGACGAGCACGGCGACATCGTCGACCCCACCCGGGTGGACTGGCGGGCCGGCTGCGCCTTCACCACCCCGCCGGGCATGTGGCACGCCCACTACAACGAGAGCGACGAGCCCGCACACCTGATCCCGATCCAGGACGCCGGGCTGCAGACCCATCTCCGCAGCCTCGACATCAAGTTCACGCAGCGCCGCGACCTCGTCGCCGGCTGA
- a CDS encoding GlsB/YeaQ/YmgE family stress response membrane protein — MITSIILAIVVGAIIGLVARLVMPGKQNVGMVMTVVIGAVGGLIGSAVASALGYHNANGGVAWIPFFIGVGAAIVLIAIYESLAGRRTGTRLPR; from the coding sequence GTGATCACATCCATAATCCTCGCCATCGTGGTGGGCGCGATCATCGGTTTGGTCGCCCGCCTGGTGATGCCGGGAAAGCAGAACGTCGGCATGGTGATGACCGTCGTGATCGGCGCCGTAGGCGGCTTGATCGGCTCGGCGGTGGCCAGCGCGCTCGGATACCACAACGCCAACGGTGGCGTGGCCTGGATTCCGTTCTTCATCGGAGTGGGCGCCGCCATCGTCCTCATCGCCATCTACGAATCGCTGGCCGGTCGCCGCACCGGCACCCGGCTCCCCCGCTGA
- a CDS encoding succinate dehydrogenase hydrophobic membrane anchor subunit, translated as MSSPDLQLGRGQAAPVRQRGHDRPAGLDNPRSPRRRAGIGNFEKFAWLFMRFSGVALLFLAVGHLFIMLMVDDGVYRIDFNYVAQRWGSPFWQLWDLALLWLAQLHGGNGLRVIIDDYSRKDRTRFWLNSLLLLSMAFTLVLGTYVLVTFDPNIGG; from the coding sequence ATGAGCAGCCCCGACCTGCAGCTCGGCCGGGGCCAGGCGGCCCCGGTGCGCCAGCGCGGCCACGACCGGCCGGCCGGCCTGGACAACCCGCGCTCGCCGCGGCGCCGGGCCGGCATCGGAAACTTCGAGAAGTTCGCGTGGCTGTTCATGCGGTTCTCCGGTGTCGCGCTGCTATTCCTAGCCGTCGGGCACCTGTTCATCATGCTGATGGTCGACGACGGCGTTTACCGCATCGACTTCAACTACGTGGCGCAGCGCTGGGGCTCGCCATTCTGGCAGTTATGGGACTTGGCGCTGTTGTGGCTGGCGCAGCTGCACGGCGGCAACGGCCTGCGCGTCATCATCGACGACTACAGCCGCAAGGACCGCACCCGGTTCTGGCTCAACAGCCTGCTGCTGTTGTCGATGGCGTTCACGCTGGTGCTCGGCACCTATGTGCTGGTGACGTTCGACCCGAATATCGGAGGCTGA
- a CDS encoding VWA domain-containing protein, with translation MKLPLLGPVSVTGFQNAWFFLVLLVVLLVLGIYVVLQFARRRRVLRFANMEVLERVAPAHPSRWRHVPTILLAVSLVLLTTAMAGPTSDVRIPLNRAVVMLVIDVSESMAATDVPPDRLTAAKEAGKQFADELTPAINLGLVQFAANASLLVSPTTNRQAVKAAIDRLKPAPKTATGEGLFTALQAIATVGSVMGGGEGPPPARIVLESDGAENVPLDPNAPQGAFTAARAAKAEGVQISTISFGTPYGTVEYEGATIPVPVDDQTLQKICEITDGQSFHADSLDSLKSVYATLERQIGYETVKGDASLAWMLLGSVAMAGAILAGLFLNRRLPA, from the coding sequence ATGAAGCTGCCCCTGCTGGGCCCCGTGTCGGTCACCGGCTTCCAGAACGCGTGGTTCTTCCTGGTCCTGCTGGTCGTTCTGCTGGTCCTGGGCATCTACGTCGTGCTGCAGTTCGCCCGCCGCCGCCGCGTGCTGCGGTTCGCCAACATGGAGGTGCTGGAGCGGGTCGCGCCCGCGCACCCCAGCCGGTGGCGGCACGTGCCGACGATCCTGCTGGCGGTGTCGCTGGTGCTGCTGACCACCGCGATGGCCGGGCCGACCTCCGACGTCCGCATCCCGCTCAACCGTGCGGTCGTGATGCTGGTCATCGACGTGTCGGAGTCCATGGCCGCCACCGACGTCCCCCCCGACCGGCTCACCGCCGCCAAGGAGGCCGGCAAGCAATTCGCCGACGAGCTGACGCCGGCGATCAACCTGGGGTTAGTGCAGTTCGCGGCCAACGCGTCGCTGCTGGTGTCCCCGACGACCAACCGCCAGGCCGTGAAGGCGGCGATCGACCGGCTGAAGCCGGCCCCCAAAACCGCGACGGGCGAAGGCCTCTTCACCGCGCTGCAGGCCATCGCGACGGTCGGCTCGGTGATGGGGGGCGGCGAGGGCCCGCCACCGGCGCGCATCGTGCTGGAGTCCGACGGCGCCGAGAACGTGCCGCTGGACCCCAACGCCCCGCAGGGGGCGTTCACGGCCGCCAGGGCCGCCAAGGCCGAGGGGGTGCAGATCTCGACGATCTCCTTCGGGACGCCATACGGCACCGTCGAGTACGAGGGCGCCACCATCCCGGTTCCGGTCGACGACCAGACCCTGCAGAAGATCTGCGAGATCACCGACGGCCAGTCGTTCCACGCCGACAGCCTGGACTCGCTGAAGAGCGTCTACGCGACCCTCGAGCGCCAGATCGGCTACGAAACCGTCAAGGGCGACGCCAGCCTGGCCTGGATGCTGCTGGGGTCCGTCGCCATGGCCGGCGCCATCCTGGCCGGCCTGTTCCTGAACCGCCGGCTGCCCGCCTGA
- a CDS encoding VWA domain-containing protein, whose protein sequence is MSLPGIGPLPLYGFQRPGMLLFGLLPLALLAVYILVQARRRHRLHRFTEAPVPQSPTRHIPIAVSLLSLILLTIALATPTHDMRIPRNRAVVVLVIDMSQSMRATDVAPNRLKAAEEAASQFASQLTPGINLGLVGFAGTPYLLVPPTPQHQATIDALKKLDFADSTATGEAIFTALHAVSATAITGGDTPPPARIVLLSDGGENKPSNPSDPHDGVYTAARLARDEGVPISTISFGTKTGEIEMDGQRVAVPVSTDQMKTIAKLSGGQSYTASNIAELNKSYNAIEKDIGYRVVAGPGSAGWLRLGVLVALIATALALLINRRLPV, encoded by the coding sequence GTGTCGCTTCCGGGGATCGGCCCGTTACCGCTGTACGGCTTTCAACGCCCGGGCATGCTGTTGTTCGGTTTGCTCCCGCTGGCTCTGCTGGCGGTCTACATCCTGGTCCAGGCTCGCCGTCGGCACCGCCTGCACCGGTTCACCGAGGCGCCCGTGCCCCAGTCGCCGACGCGGCACATTCCGATCGCCGTGTCGCTGCTCAGCCTGATCCTGTTGACCATCGCGCTGGCCACCCCCACCCACGACATGCGCATCCCGCGCAACCGGGCCGTCGTCGTGCTGGTCATCGACATGTCGCAGTCGATGCGGGCAACCGACGTCGCACCCAACCGGCTCAAGGCCGCCGAGGAGGCGGCCAGTCAGTTCGCCAGTCAGCTGACGCCGGGCATCAACCTCGGGCTGGTCGGCTTCGCGGGCACGCCCTACCTGCTGGTGCCGCCGACCCCGCAGCACCAGGCAACGATCGACGCGCTCAAGAAGCTCGACTTCGCCGACAGCACCGCCACGGGCGAGGCCATCTTCACCGCCCTGCACGCGGTCAGCGCCACGGCCATCACGGGTGGCGACACCCCGCCACCCGCCCGCATCGTGCTGCTGTCCGACGGCGGGGAGAACAAGCCGTCCAACCCCAGCGATCCGCACGACGGCGTGTACACGGCGGCGCGGCTGGCCCGCGACGAGGGCGTGCCCATCTCGACGATCTCGTTCGGCACCAAGACCGGTGAGATCGAGATGGACGGGCAGCGGGTCGCCGTCCCCGTCTCGACGGACCAGATGAAGACGATCGCCAAGCTGTCCGGCGGGCAGTCCTACACCGCCAGCAACATCGCCGAGCTCAACAAGAGCTACAACGCCATCGAGAAGGACATCGGCTACCGCGTCGTGGCCGGGCCGGGCAGCGCCGGGTGGTTGCGCCTGGGCGTGCTGGTCGCCCTGATCGCGACGGCGCTGGCGCTGCTGATCAACCGGCGGCTGCCGGTTTGA
- a CDS encoding GntR family transcriptional regulator, with product MATIDPRPGTAKDRALDYVKTQVLTGAYPGGELISEGDVASALGMSRTPVREAFLRLEAEGLLRLYPQRGALVVPVSPDEVRSVMEARLVLEQFAATKVVGRGPATCAAVFERLSGELQRQRAAVDRSDWSAFLEADRAFHAITLAESGNAILSGFYASLRDRQMRMIGESALRDPDRVATILHEHREIAEALRDADAQRALRAVQTHLASTVRAIGLAADLI from the coding sequence GTGGCAACGATCGACCCGCGGCCGGGCACGGCCAAGGACCGCGCGCTGGACTACGTCAAGACGCAGGTGCTCACCGGCGCGTACCCCGGCGGCGAGCTGATCAGCGAGGGCGACGTCGCCTCGGCCCTCGGAATGTCGCGCACGCCGGTGCGCGAGGCGTTCCTGCGCCTGGAGGCCGAGGGGCTGCTGCGGCTGTACCCGCAGCGCGGCGCCCTGGTCGTCCCGGTGTCGCCCGACGAGGTCCGCTCGGTGATGGAGGCGCGGCTGGTCTTGGAGCAGTTCGCCGCGACGAAGGTGGTGGGTCGCGGGCCCGCCACGTGCGCCGCGGTTTTCGAGCGGCTGTCGGGCGAGCTGCAACGGCAGCGCGCCGCCGTCGACCGCTCCGATTGGTCCGCGTTCCTCGAGGCCGACCGCGCCTTTCACGCCATCACCCTGGCCGAATCGGGGAACGCCATTTTGTCGGGTTTCTATGCGTCGCTGCGGGATCGGCAGATGCGGATGATCGGCGAATCGGCGCTGCGCGATCCGGACCGGGTGGCGACGATCCTGCACGAGCACCGCGAGATCGCCGAGGCGTTGCGCGACGCCGACGCCCAGCGAGCGTTGCGCGCGGTGCAGACGCACCTGGCCAGCACGGTGCGCGCCATCGGTCTGGCGGCCGACTTGATTTGA
- a CDS encoding alkaline phosphatase family protein has translation MGRTFRALRLLGAVALVGLAAIPLTGRIGLAATALPQPAHIVIVVEENRSAANIIGNKSAPFITALAAGGANMVQSFAETHPSEPNYLAMFAGDTFGVTSDRCPVNAGAAPNLGSELLAAGYTFAGFAEGLPAVGSPACTAGKYARKHVPWANFTNVPPANSLPFSAFPMGNYASLPTVSFVIPNNDNNMHDGSIAQADTWLNRQLTGYANWAMANNSLLIVTWDEDDNSSRNQIPTIFYGAHVVPGNYGERINHYNVLSTIEQMYGLPKTGYAATAPPITDIWG, from the coding sequence ATGGGCAGGACATTTCGGGCCCTGCGGCTGCTCGGCGCGGTGGCCCTGGTGGGGCTGGCGGCCATTCCGCTGACCGGGCGCATAGGCCTTGCGGCAACGGCGCTCCCGCAGCCCGCGCACATCGTGATCGTGGTGGAGGAGAACCGCTCGGCGGCCAACATCATCGGCAACAAGTCGGCGCCCTTCATCACCGCGCTGGCCGCGGGCGGCGCCAACATGGTTCAGTCGTTCGCCGAAACACACCCCAGCGAGCCGAATTACCTGGCGATGTTCGCCGGCGACACCTTCGGGGTGACCAGCGACCGCTGCCCGGTCAACGCCGGCGCCGCGCCGAACCTGGGTTCCGAACTGCTGGCCGCGGGCTACACGTTCGCCGGCTTCGCCGAAGGCCTGCCGGCGGTCGGCTCGCCGGCGTGCACCGCCGGCAAGTACGCGCGCAAGCATGTGCCCTGGGCCAACTTCACCAACGTGCCACCGGCGAACTCGCTGCCGTTCTCCGCGTTCCCGATGGGAAATTACGCGAGCCTGCCCACCGTGTCGTTCGTTATCCCCAACAACGACAACAACATGCACGACGGCTCGATCGCGCAGGCCGACACCTGGCTGAACCGCCAGCTGACGGGCTACGCCAACTGGGCGATGGCCAACAACAGCCTGCTGATCGTGACGTGGGACGAGGACGACAATTCCAGTCGCAACCAGATCCCGACGATCTTCTACGGCGCGCACGTCGTCCCCGGCAACTACGGCGAGCGGATCAACCACTACAACGTGCTCTCCACGATCGAGCAGATGTACGGGCTGCCCAAGACCGGGTACGCGGCCACCGCGCCCCCGATCACCGATATCTGGGGTTAG
- the sdhC gene encoding succinate dehydrogenase, cytochrome b556 subunit, which produces MWSWVLHRISGATIFFFLFVHVLDAAMLRVSPQTYDAVIHDYKTPIVGLMEYGLVAAVAFHGLNGIRVILIDFWSEGPRYQKVMFWVVGVVFLLLMVPAGVVIGIHMTEHLR; this is translated from the coding sequence ATGTGGTCGTGGGTGTTGCACCGCATCAGCGGCGCGACGATCTTCTTCTTCCTGTTCGTCCACGTGCTGGACGCGGCGATGCTGCGGGTGAGCCCGCAGACCTACGACGCCGTGATCCACGACTACAAGACCCCGATCGTCGGACTGATGGAGTACGGGCTGGTGGCGGCGGTGGCATTCCACGGGCTGAACGGGATCCGCGTCATCCTCATCGACTTCTGGTCCGAGGGCCCCCGCTATCAGAAGGTGATGTTCTGGGTCGTCGGCGTCGTCTTTCTGCTGCTCATGGTTCCGGCCGGCGTAGTGATCGGCATCCACATGACCGAGCACCTGCGATGA
- a CDS encoding thymidine phosphorylase, giving the protein MTDYTFDAPTVIRTKRDGGRLSDAAIAWVVDAYTHGQVAEEQMSALLMAIFLRGMDRGETASWTAAMLASGARLDFRDLPRPTVDKHSTGGVGDKITLPLVAVVAACGAAVPQASGRGLGHTGGTLDKLESIAGFTAALSNRRVREQLLDVGAAIFAAGELAPADAKLYALRDVTATVESLPLIASSVMSKKLAEGTGALVLDVKVGSGALLSSAERCRELAHTMVELGAAHRVPTRALLTDMNRPLGATVGNALEVAESLDVLAGGGPPDVVELTLRLASEMLELAGVDGCDPAETLRDGTAMDRFRRLIAAQGGDLSVPLPIGAHSETVTAGRGGTMGDIDAMAVGLAAWRLGAGRSRPGERVQAGAGIRIHRRPGEPVTAGAPLFTLYTDTPERFGAALAELDGGYRVGDTAPAPRPLIIDRITT; this is encoded by the coding sequence TTGACCGACTACACATTCGACGCGCCCACGGTGATCCGGACCAAGCGCGACGGCGGGCGGCTGTCCGACGCCGCCATCGCGTGGGTCGTCGACGCCTACACCCACGGCCAGGTGGCCGAGGAACAGATGTCGGCGCTGCTGATGGCGATCTTCCTGCGCGGCATGGACCGCGGCGAGACCGCCAGCTGGACCGCGGCGATGCTGGCCTCCGGCGCACGGCTGGACTTCCGCGACCTGCCGAGGCCGACCGTGGACAAGCACTCCACCGGCGGCGTGGGGGACAAGATCACCCTGCCCCTGGTGGCCGTCGTCGCCGCCTGCGGCGCGGCGGTGCCCCAGGCGTCGGGGCGGGGGCTCGGGCACACCGGCGGCACCTTGGACAAGCTCGAGTCCATCGCCGGGTTCACCGCGGCGCTGTCCAACCGGCGGGTGCGCGAGCAACTTCTCGACGTCGGCGCGGCCATCTTCGCCGCGGGCGAGCTGGCCCCGGCCGACGCCAAGCTGTACGCACTGCGCGACGTCACCGCCACCGTCGAGTCGCTGCCGCTGATCGCCAGCTCGGTGATGAGCAAGAAGCTGGCCGAGGGGACCGGCGCGCTGGTGCTCGACGTGAAGGTGGGCTCCGGCGCGCTGCTGAGCTCCGCGGAGCGGTGCCGCGAACTGGCCCACACCATGGTCGAGCTGGGCGCGGCGCACCGGGTGCCCACCCGCGCGCTGTTGACCGACATGAACCGCCCGCTGGGCGCGACGGTGGGCAACGCCCTCGAGGTCGCCGAGTCGCTGGACGTGCTGGCCGGCGGTGGCCCGCCCGACGTGGTCGAGCTGACGCTGCGGCTGGCCTCCGAGATGCTCGAGTTGGCCGGGGTCGACGGATGCGACCCCGCCGAGACGCTGCGCGACGGCACCGCGATGGACCGCTTTCGCCGGCTGATCGCCGCCCAGGGTGGGGATTTGTCGGTTCCGTTGCCCATCGGTGCGCATTCCGAGACCGTGACCGCCGGGCGGGGCGGCACAATGGGCGATATCGACGCGATGGCAGTGGGGCTGGCGGCTTGGCGGCTCGGCGCGGGCAGGTCCCGTCCGGGCGAACGGGTGCAGGCCGGCGCCGGCATCCGGATCCACCGCCGCCCCGGCGAGCCGGTCACGGCCGGCGCCCCGTTGTTCACCCTGTACACCGACACCCCGGAACGCTTCGGCGCCGCGCTGGCCGAATTGGACGGCGGCTACCGCGTCGGCGACACGGCACCGGCTCCCCGGCCGCTGATCATCGATCGGATCACCACGTGA
- a CDS encoding cytidine deaminase has translation MPDVDWKTLRHKAISAAARAYAPYSRYPVGAAALVDDGRVVTGCNVENVSYGLGLCAECGVVCALHATGGGRLIALACVDGQGSPLMPCGRCRQLLLEHGGPELLVDHPAGPRRLGELLPDAFSADLPREPR, from the coding sequence ATGCCTGATGTCGATTGGAAAACCTTGCGCCACAAGGCAATCAGTGCCGCGGCGAGGGCCTACGCGCCGTACTCGCGCTACCCGGTGGGGGCGGCCGCGCTGGTCGACGACGGCCGCGTGGTCACCGGCTGCAATGTGGAAAACGTCTCATATGGCCTCGGTCTCTGCGCCGAATGCGGTGTGGTGTGCGCCCTACACGCGACCGGCGGTGGCCGGCTGATCGCGCTGGCCTGCGTCGACGGGCAGGGGTCCCCGCTGATGCCGTGCGGGCGATGCCGCCAGCTGCTGCTGGAGCACGGCGGCCCCGAGCTGCTGGTCGACCATCCGGCCGGGCCCCGCCGCCTCGGTGAGCTGCTGCCCGACGCCTTCAGCGCCGACCTGCCACGGGAACCCCGTTGA
- a CDS encoding primosomal protein produces the protein MAADLVPIRLSLSDGDRYTVWAPRWRDAGDEWEAFLGKDEDLYVFEGVADLVAFVRSDTDNDLVDHPAWKDLTSAHAHKFAPAEDKQFDLVAVEELVSEKPTEESVTALARTLALVSSIGSVCELAAVSKFFNGNPTLGTVSGGIDHFTGKAGLKRWNAIGEIIGRGWDDVLGAIEGIATTPEVDAKLSAKAADELAEEPEETEEEEADEAEAAEETKEEAEESEGTDDEEPRAAGDTVILGSDEDFWVQVGIDPIRIMTSSGTFYTLRCYLDDRPIFLGRNGRISVFSSERALARYLADEHDHDLADLSTYDDIRTAATDGSLEVKVTEDNIYVLSGLADDIADGPDAVDRDQLDLAVELLRDIGDYSEEGTVDKALDPGRPLGKLVAYVLEPGSVGKPSAPYAAAVREWENLEQFVDGRLRRE, from the coding sequence ATGGCTGCTGACCTCGTGCCCATCCGCCTGAGCCTGTCCGACGGTGACCGCTACACGGTGTGGGCACCCCGCTGGCGGGACGCCGGCGACGAGTGGGAGGCATTCCTGGGCAAGGACGAGGACCTGTACGTCTTCGAAGGCGTCGCCGACCTGGTCGCGTTCGTGCGCTCCGACACCGACAACGACCTGGTCGACCACCCGGCGTGGAAGGACCTGACCTCGGCGCACGCGCACAAGTTCGCACCGGCCGAGGACAAGCAGTTCGATCTGGTCGCGGTCGAGGAGCTGGTCTCGGAGAAGCCGACCGAGGAGTCGGTGACCGCGCTGGCCCGCACGCTGGCGCTCGTCTCGTCCATCGGGTCGGTGTGCGAGCTCGCGGCGGTGTCGAAATTCTTCAACGGCAACCCCACGCTGGGCACCGTGTCGGGCGGGATCGACCACTTCACCGGCAAGGCCGGCCTCAAACGCTGGAACGCGATCGGCGAGATCATCGGGCGCGGCTGGGACGACGTGCTCGGCGCGATCGAGGGCATCGCCACCACCCCGGAGGTCGACGCCAAGCTGTCGGCCAAGGCCGCCGACGAGCTGGCCGAAGAGCCCGAGGAGACCGAGGAGGAAGAGGCGGACGAAGCCGAAGCCGCCGAGGAGACAAAAGAGGAGGCCGAGGAGTCGGAAGGGACCGACGACGAGGAACCCCGCGCGGCGGGCGACACCGTGATCCTGGGCAGCGACGAGGACTTCTGGGTGCAGGTGGGCATCGACCCCATTCGGATCATGACGAGTTCGGGCACCTTCTACACGCTGCGGTGCTACCTGGACGACCGTCCGATCTTCCTGGGACGCAACGGGCGGATCAGCGTGTTCAGCTCCGAGCGGGCGCTGGCTCGCTACCTCGCCGACGAGCACGACCACGACCTGGCCGACCTGAGCACCTACGACGACATCCGCACCGCGGCCACCGACGGTTCGCTGGAGGTCAAGGTCACCGAGGACAACATCTACGTGCTCAGCGGGCTGGCCGACGACATCGCCGACGGGCCGGACGCCGTGGACCGCGACCAGCTGGACCTCGCCGTCGAGCTACTCCGCGACATCGGCGACTACTCGGAGGAGGGGACGGTCGACAAGGCGCTCGACCCGGGGCGCCCGCTGGGCAAGCTGGTGGCCTACGTGCTCGAGCCGGGCTCGGTCGGCAAGCCCTCGGCGCCGTACGCCGCGGCGGTCCGCGAGTGGGAGAACTTGGAGCAATTCGTCGACGGGCGGCTCCGCAGGGAGTAG